One Setaria italica strain Yugu1 chromosome II, Setaria_italica_v2.0, whole genome shotgun sequence DNA segment encodes these proteins:
- the LOC101781003 gene encoding uncharacterized protein LOC101781003 has product MEAILAAKTELLRHIVHGQQQQHQQPYGGRNAHQPQATSRISRAGTECAARAAPPREQLLAGDHTPREAVDRSEGREAQGREEEELGSYPFYSPEDRRAPPILLPCYWLRRCWAASRRVQGTDMLRH; this is encoded by the exons ATGGAGGCAATCCTTGCTGCCAAAACGGAGCTGCTGCGACACATTGTCCacggacaacagcagcagcaccagcagccaTATGGTGGGAGAAACGCCCACCAGCCGCAA GCGACGTCGAGGATCTCCAGAGCCGGCACAGAgtgcgccgcccgtgccgctcctccgcgcgagcAGCTTCTCGCCGGCGACCACACGCCACGCG aGGCTGTAGACAGATCTGAGGGAAGGGAAGCACagggacgggaggaggaggagctcggcagCTATCCATTTTACTCACCGGAAGATCGACGTGCACCACCAATACTCCTGCCTTG CTACTGGTTAAGGCGTTGCTGGGCGGCTTCAAGAAGGGTGCAAGGAACTGATATGCTGAGGCACTGA
- the LOC101774554 gene encoding uncharacterized protein LOC101774554: MEKSKKSGSGRGYISWNDDMDKALLDTFVEYYNKGDRCQNGWKSHVYTAAIKNVREKCNVDISKDNIMARNKTFDKHYTIINGMLESSGFGWDWNKNKISVDSDSVWEEYVEKNKEASGYRHKTVLYWDSISLVFGKDHATGETARTAAESSKDMSKEDLSNKEPTSSATSGSLKRQQSGDSFTSMMAEKLDKFAEALKEEAPKGPTSKEILDTLNEVQGLDEDTLLDLFDILTGDARKYESLLALPERMRKRWLLKQLNK, translated from the exons ATGGAGAAGAGCAAGAAGTCAGGCTCGGGCAGGGGTTACATTTCTTGGAATGACGACATGGACAAGGCTCTTCTTGACACATTTGTGGAGTACTATAACAAGGGTGACAGATGCCAGAATGGGTGGAAGTCTCATGTCTATACAGCTGCTATCAAGAATGTCCGAGAAAAGTGTAATGTGGATATCTCAAAAGACAACATCATGGCGAGGAACAAGACCTTTGACAAACACTAcactatcatcaatggtatgctggaatcaagtggatttggttgggattggaacaaaaacaaaatatctGTTGATAGTGATTCTGTATGGGAAGAGTATGTGG aaaaaaacaaagaagcttCTGGGTATAGGCACAAGACTGTCTTGTACTGGGACTCAATTAGCTTGGTGTTTGGCAAAGACCATGCTACCGGTGAAACGGCAAGGACTGCAGCTGAGAGCTCAAAAGACATGAGTAAGGAAGATCTTAGTAACAAAGAGCCCacatcatcggcaacttcaGGAAGTTTAAAGAGGCAACAGTCAGGCGACTCTTTTACCTCTATGATGGCTGAAAAACTGGACAAGTTCGCTGAAGCACTAAAGGAGGAAGCTCCTAAAGGaccaacatcaaaagaaattctagaCACACTGAATGAAGTACAAGGATTGGATGAAGACACTTTGttggacctatttgatatcctgaCCGGTGATGCACGCAAGTACGAGTCTCTGTTGGCGCTTCcagagaggatgaggaagaggtggctTCTAAAACAGCTCAACAAGTGA